One Triticum dicoccoides isolate Atlit2015 ecotype Zavitan chromosome 4B, WEW_v2.0, whole genome shotgun sequence genomic window carries:
- the LOC119295926 gene encoding SEC12-like protein 2 has product MAPRAGGQTYGFPIYCASWLPLAHIIKPSPSADDVVDADASPAPSSPPPPPMVVLGGGGGEGRSGVPNALVVAALDPAAAGAPPALSPEPVFRLGTEEQVPYRMAVHPRGDGVLCAFPNGCRLVRWESPEGDDPHSLVLRSDQEALVKLNDVGLQLAVSFSGEGSILATGGEDGHLRVFKWPGMETVIEEPDAKTSVKDLSFSSDEMFLVVNRSSGPSRVWDLKSSEAVANLPREQGEIFGFCRFSTKSDNSQILFVTAMQGDYGKIISWNTTSWTRIGSKKVTRDAISAFSVSPDGTLLAIGTIEGSISVLGPRDMRVVLTVKKAHLGIVTTLAFSQDSRALLSTSFDSTTRVTSTESPKSDGISLWSMVLAIILGILVYYYMQHKEDLLAMLPQ; this is encoded by the exons ATGGCGCCTCGCGCCGGCGGTCAGACCTACGGCTTCCCGATCTACTGCGCCTCCTGGCTCCCACTCGCACACATCATCAAGCCCTCCCCATCCGCCGACGACGTCGTGGATGCGGACGCGTCCCCGGCCCCGTCCTCCCCACCTCCGCCCCCCATGGTGGTCCTTGGTGGAGGCGGAGGCGAGGGACGGAGCGGCGTGCCCAACGCGCTGGTCGTCGCCGCCCTCGACCCCGCCGCTGCAGGGGCGCCTCCAGCGCTCTCCCCCGAGCCC GTGTTTAGGCTGGGGACAGAGGAGCAGGTACCATACAGGATGGCCGTACACCCCCGCGGCGATGGCGTCCTCTGCGCCTTCCCCAACGGCTGCAG GTTGGTGCGGTGGGAATCACCAGAAGGAGATGATCCACATAGCCTAGTTTTGAGATCTGACCAGGAGGCTCTAGTGAAGCTAAATGATGTTGGTTTACAGTTGGCTGTGTCATTTAGTGGAGAGGGTTCAATACTTGCCACTGGTGGCGAG GATGGACATTTGAGGGTCTTCAAATGGCCTGGCATGGAAACCGTTATTGAAGAACCTGATGCTAAAACATCTGTTAAGGATCTTAGTTTCAG TTCCGATGAGATGTTTCTAGTTGTGAACAGGAGCAGTGGCCCATCTAGAGTTTGGGATTTAAAGTCATCTGAAGCTGTGGCTAATCTGCCAAGAGAACAA GGAGAAATATTTGGCTTCTGCcgattttctactaagtctgacaaTAGTCAGATTCTCTTTGTTACAGCAATGCAAG GTGATTACGGCAAAATAATATCTTGGAATACAACCTCATGGACAAGAATTGGATCAAAGAAAGTAACCCGTGATGCGATTTCAGCTTTTTCAGTCTCGCCTGATGGTACACTTCTAGCAAT TGGAACTATTGAGGGAAGCATCAGTGTTCTAGGTCCAAGAGACATGCGAGTGGTTCTAACAGTTAAAAAGGCGCATCTTGGCATTGTTACTACATTAGCGTTTTCTCAAGATTCAAG GGCCTTGCTGTCGACTTCCTTTGACTCAACTACAAGGGTGACATCGACTGAATCACCCAAGAGCGATG GTATAAGCCTCTGGTCCATGGTACTAGCTATTATACTCGGAATTTTGGTATATTACTATATGCAGCACAAAGAAGATCTCTTAGCAATGTTGCCACAATGA